Genomic DNA from Theropithecus gelada isolate Dixy chromosome 1, Tgel_1.0, whole genome shotgun sequence:
CAGGCCCCTCTATCTCTGCTGCCCAAATCACTCTGGAAAATAATCTCCTCCAATTGCCCTTCCCAAGTCAACAGGGGTGGAggtaaaaatgaaacataaaatgaaacaaaacaataccCTATAGCTTCTTACTTTGaataaatttgtttcttctaATTTCTCCCTTCAGGCTGGATACAAGAGaggaaaggcaaacaaaaataaagtgtcataagatatttattcatttttaagaaataaagattCTCTTCAGATTCCATAGTTCTGGCTCTAGAGAGGAATCAGTCATATAGAAAACACCAGATATGGGTTACAGGGGGcctggagagaaaaataaagttcattcTCCAATAAAGATGTTATGAATCAGTTGGTCAGCCCATTGAGTGTGTATTCTGTTTTCATAGTTCTGTCTGCaagaaaaagtacaaatataGTTTAATTGACACCCAGTATGCATGTGCATAtacataaattgaaataaaatattcgcTTTAAATAAGGGCTATTCAGATTGGGCATGCTTTATCctaatcttctcttcttataTCTGCtctccatttaaatttaaaaactgctgGGGTTGACCACTAATTTGATTCTATAAGCTCAGTGATGTAATAAACATCAAGTTTCAAAATTACTGTCTTAAAACATATTTGTCTATAAGAGAAAGGGACcagtaaaaaaaagaataatagtaaAGAAAATAACACCACGAAATAGAGCACTTCTTATGTAGCAGGTGCTGCTCTCAGCACTTTAcacaaattaatacatttaatattaatcACAGCCTGTTTCATAGGTGAGACAACTACAATATAGTGAGGTTAAATAAATCATCTAAGGTTACAGTCACCCAATGGATGAACTGGGACCCAAAGCCAAGTTACCTTCCTCTAGATTCCATACTATCATTCAATATACAATGATACTGcctttcttaaaacaaatagTAATAGTTTGTGATatgattttcaatttttccttattaaaaatacGTTTTTACATATAAATCTCTATGGGCAacttttaagaaatagaatattggaacaaattagataaatatattcAAGGATGTTGACATATTTTGCTAAATTTCTTggcataaacaaaacaaaattataatgttattagtaaattttatgttactagTCATATAACACCACCACAGCTAATTTGATGAGTCTCTACTTTATTTGAAATACACTTCaagttaaaatatgtttttaacataaattgtttttgtttgatgcattctatttctgttttataaactGTATGCTtatatctgttttcttcttcaaagTTTGTTATTTTCTCCATCGACttataataaactttttattaatattaacatttgaagaatatttttggtagttttccatttgttgttagctttctattatttctaattgtgctttttttgtaaataatttttttattttatacacatttttgCTTAATACTCCTTGATGATATTTCATTATTGTTTAAGTTTagcttttcaaattttctgtccAGTAATACAATGTTtactaatcctttttttttttttttttttttttttttttttttgagacggagtctcgctctgtcacccgggctggagtgcagtggccggatctcagctcactgcaagctccgcctcccgggtttacgccattctcctgcctcagcctcccgagtagctgggactacaggcgcccgccactgcgctcggctagtttttttttgtattttttagtagagatggggtttcaccgtgttagccaggatggtctcgatctcctgacctcgtgatccgcccgtctcggcctcccaaagtgctgggattacaggcttgagccaccgcgcccggcctgttttctaatcctttacatttttttgtattttttgtgttttattaacatataaattttgaatatatGTGTTGAAAATTTAAACtgatatttaaattgtattaaagATGTATTTAGTAAGTTACTATTATATGTCAGAAACAGTTTAGATGGCATTgagatattttatactttaaaaatcattaaatttttgtttaggTAAAGAATTAAGGTATAAACTTCCTTCTGATAACTGCTTTAAATTTAACCCATATAGTCTAATATATAGAGCTGACATTATTTTCtagaacttattttattttagattgtaTTTTCCCTTTGACCCAACACTTGTTTAAtagtattttcaaattattatatggaagagttttcaaaaatatgattttcatatgattttatttttattgttactgaTCAATGGTTTTGCTCAAATGCACAGATATGtttgctacattaaaaaaaaaaattaaattaaaaaatttaaagtaggccatgcgcggtggctcacgcctgtaatcccagcactttgggaggccgaggtgggcagatcatgaggtcaggagatcgagaccatcctggctaacatggtgaaaccccgtctctaccaaaaatacaaaaaattagctggtcctggtggtgggtccctgtagtcccagctactcggggggctgaggcaggataattgcttgaacctgagaggcagagtttgcagtgagctgagatcatgccactgcactccagcctgggtgacagagcaagactccatctcaaaaaataaaataaaataattaaacttaaaaaattaatgttttaattaataCTTCTTTAAATATGTAGGATAAATGTGTAAGATATGTTTTAGTCTTTACTGTTTTCGATCAATGTTTATGAGCACTTGGATAGTCATGAATATGAATAAGATGAAAGGGTGACGGATCATTTCAATGTATAGATACAAGTCTTTTATTTCGtagcattctgactggtgtgaaatggtatctcattgtggttatgatttacatttctctgatgattattgatgatgagaatttttcaTGAGCTTcatggctgcttgtatgtcttattttgagatctgtctgttcatatcctttgcacattttaaaatggggGTTATTGGTTTTTGCTTGActtgtttaagtttcttaaagattctgaatattaggcctttgtcTGATGCGtagtttgaatattttctcccattctgtcagttgtctggttcaatatatgaaaatcaataaatgtaatttatgacataaacaattagaaatgaaattcatatgatcatctcaatagatgcagaaatttttcaataaaatctaACATCCCTTcttgataaaaaccctcaacagactaGGCTTTGAggaacatatatcaaaataataaaagccatctataacAAGTCCACAGCCAACACCATATTCAATAAGCAAATCTTGGAAGTATTTTTGAGAACTGAAACAACACAAGGATACCCATTCTTACCACTCTCTGTtcaaggcaagagaaagaaagaaaaggcatccaaataggaagaaaaatgtcAAACTATTTGTCTCCATTGTTGATATTATTCCATATCTAGAAAACTAAtttaaagactctgccaaaaggctcctagaactgataaatgacatTAGGAaaattttaggatacaaaatcaacctaaaaaatcagtagcatttctgtaaaTCAATAATATCCAGACTGAgggtcaaatcaagaacacaattatatttcaataaccataaagaaaataaaatatctagaaatgtaCCTAATAAAAGAGGAGAAAGgtctctataaggagaactacaaaacactactcaaagaaatcagagatgacacaaataaatggaaaaacattccatgctcatgagctaggataatcaatattgttaaaatggccatactgtccaaagcaatttatagattcaatgctattcctatcaaactaccgaTGTAATTTTATCAGAATTAgcaaaactattataaaattcatatgaaaccaaaaagggCTCAAATAGCCCAAGTAAacctaatcaaaaagaacaaagccagaaagAAGCATCATACTaaccaacttcaaactatactataatgttacagtaacccaaacagcatggttctggtgcaaaaacagacacatagacaagaGAACATAATAAAGAACTTAGAAAGCAAGCTGCActcctacaaccatctgatctacAACAAGGCTGACAAaagcaaacaatagaaaaaggactccctattcaataaatggtgcagggatagctggctagccatctGCAGAAGAGGGAAACTGGACCCTCAcctttcaccatatgcaaaaattaacttgaagTGTATTAAAAATTTAGATGTAAAACCTCAAACTCTAAAAATCCTAGATGAAAACCTGGGGAATACTATTCTCAATATCAGCCTTGGCAAGGAATTTTTAGTTAAGTTCCCAAAAGCAAttctagcaaaaacaaaaattcagaagtgagagctaattaaactagagcttctgcacagcaaaattaACTATTGACAGAGAGAAGAGATTCTTATTTCTACTTGTTAGAACCTGAGAGGAGGTTTACGTGCAGCAATTAGAGTAAATTTCATAtaagctaattttatttaatggGATTCTACCTGACTAAAAAGTGTTCTTGTCTTCTTTTATACTAAGATTTAATTAACTGGTAGTAGAAAATCAAAAGTATACTGCATTGCTTTGACTTTTTACTACAGAAAAAAACTATTGTAAGTTTCAAacctcaattttcattttttcataaacCATACACAAAGTTTTTCCTAAAAGCAGTTTATGTGTCAGAATTCAATAACTCTACAATGGACCATGTTTCATTTAAGGCATGCTGTGTCTATAGATAAAGATGATGggtaaggaaagaagaaaggtgaTAAGGGTAGTTCTAGTCACTTTAGAAAATACTTATTCTGCATATAAATACAGATAATTAGTCACAatctctttgcttatttttcttgaatGTCTACATTATTGTTGTTCAAAGTGGGGAATAAGTGATATTAACTTAACTCAGTCCATCTATATTGAGCTCAACAGAACCTATCTCCCAACTCTCTGTTCAGGTATATaatatcttcttttgtaaaatgtgtttatggttattttaattatgattaCAAATATAACTGGGCATTACTAAGTTATCAGCCTGAGAATGCAAATACTCAACTTACAATTATTTCTATCAACAATCTTCAGAGAGCTGGGATGTGTTCCAGAAACACTTAAAGATCCTAGAGTAGGACTAAAATTGTGACTATTAAATGGATCACAATGCTCTGAATACCTCTATTTAGTGATTAAACTAGACACATTTGGGCaattctgatttcttttcatataaattttataatcatcTTATCAGTCTTTAGAAGAAAGACCTGCTGGGATTTGTTAAGAATTATGTTGACTACATAGACCAGTTTGGTCAGAAttgctctttattttattatgtctttAAACTGATGAACATGGGTGTTCTTTACTTAgtcacatattttataatttaaccCAACAATGTTTGAAAGAGTTCTCTGTATATGTCTCAcactttttttgttaaatctaagctttttaaaaatgatactgtgaattgaattgttttcttaatatcaTTTTTAGATTGTTTGTTGCTTGTTGTAGTAGGCCAAATAATGAGCTCCCAaagatatatatgttttaatcACTAGAATCTGAGAATATGTTAGATTATACAAACAAGAGGAATCAAGGTTGCAGAAGGAAATTCAACTGACAGTAAAATAGAGATATTATCCTGTATTATTCTGGAGGGCCCAAAGTAATCATAAGGGTTCTTAAAATTGGGAGAGAGAATCAGAAAGTCAGAGAAAAGATGTAACTTTGTTGACTTTGAAGATAGAAGAAGGGGACCATGAACCAATGAACATGAGAGGTAGCTAGGAACCGGAAAAGGCTAGTAAAAGGCAAGATTATTCCTTGTCACCtccagaaaggaacaaaggacTGCGTGCCCCAAATTCTTATATTCACATACCtgaatatattttacttctttccctCTTTGCAGATCTTGGCAGAAAACGTCACCATGGTCACTGAATTCCTGTTGCTGGGGTTTTCCAGCCTTGGTGAAATTCAACTGGCCctctttgtagtttttctttttctgtatttagcCATTCTTAGTGGCAATGTCACCATTATCAGCGTCATCCACCTGGATAAAAGCCTCCACACACCAATGTACTTCTTCCTTGGCATTCTGTCAACATCTGAGACCTTCTACACCTTTGTCATTCTACCCAAGATGCTCGTCAATCTACTTTCTGTGGCCAGGATAATCTCCTTCACCTGTTGTGCTCTTCAAATgttcttctttcttggttttgcCATTACCAACTGCCTGCTATTGGGTCTAATGGGTTATGATCGCTATGCTGCCATTTGTCACCCTCTGCACTACCCCATTCTTATGAGCTGGCAGGTGTGTGGAAAGCTGGCAGCTGCCTGTGCAATTGGAGGCTTCTTGGCCTCTCTTACAGTAGTAAATTTAGTTTTCAGCCTCCCTTTTTGTGGTGCCAACAAGGTCAATCATTACTTCTGTGACATCTCACCAGTTATTCGTCTGGCTTGTACCAATACAGATGTTAATGAATTTTTGATATTCATTTGTGGGGTTCTTGTACTTGTGGTTCCCTTTCTGTTCATCTGTGTTTCTTATCTCTGTATTCTGAGGACTATCCTGAAGATTCCCTCAGCTGAGGGCAGACGGAAAGCGTTTTCCACCTGTGCCTCTCACCTCACTGTTGTTATTGTTCATTATGGCTGTGCTTCCTTCATCTACCTGAGGCCTACAGCAAACTATGTGTCCAACAAAGACAGGCTGGTAACGGTGACGTACACTATTGTCACTCCATTACTAAACCCCGTGGTTTATAGCCTCAGAAACAAGGATGTCCAACTTGCTATCAGAAAAGTGTTGGGCAAGAAAGgttctttaaaattatagaattgaAATATTATTACGTTTTAGATTTCTCAATAAATAATGCCTTTTTATCACATGCATATTATAACtgtaaaaatttctttgaaataataGGAGTCCTTAAGATGCATgtgataaaatatgtttttctccttacagtttctttaaatttaatcCACAGgctaatgtttttcattttctcatatggaatctcaaggagCTCCTCAAATTTAAATGCCCAGTTCACTGtgataattgaaaattaaaacttaatttaaagCTAAAATTTCTGCCTTTTCTGGGTGTAGATTTTTGAATTGGGGAGCCTTCATTGGTACCAATGAAGGTTGACTTATGTATTAGCTCTTTCAGCAAACACTTTTCTCTCTACTTATTTCAGTGACTGGTCCTTCAAGCATTACACTGTGGGGGGAGGGATAGGTGGAGGGAACGTCTTTCTTGATTGCCACTGTCATGTTCTGGCAATAGTGCTTTCAGATGTTGCACACTGAGTCTTTCTCATGCAGGGAGCTTTCCTGGCTGCTGAAATAATTCCTTACCTGGAGCTTCTACCACATTTCTTGTGATATGGTTGAATCTGCCTCTAGCTGACAGCttgtaaattttcctcttaattctGAGGTTTCAACATTCATCTGGGTCCCATGTTTTCTAAAGTTCTTATTGGACAAAATGTTAttcttaagtgattctcctgagaATTTCTCCTAAATGGTCAATATGTGatccaaaagaaaattttgacAATCTTTGCTACCCATAGTCAGTTGAAGTTCAGACATCTTTCTCTGTGTACTGGTATTTCAGGCCAATAACTGCAGATTTCTACATTTAGATTTCTCAGGTGAGCTCAGATACCAATCAACTGTCTTCCTTTATCTCCAACAGATATTTATCAATATCTTGAAGCAGTTTTCTACTCTTGGGGATAGATAAAACGTTAAGAAATCCAAGAGCTTACTCCAAAGATTATATTTCCTCCccttttttctcaaaatgtttatttttaaagagtagtTCACACATTCTATTCTCTCAGCTTTTATGCCTCAACTGAAACTAAGAAAAACTGCCTTTTATGACATTGTTGCCTGTTTTTCCTATAGATTAAGGTGTTATAATGGTGTTTATTGGTAAATATTTAGTTCATAAAATTACTCTCTGTATACAGAGTCAAATAGTTGGCCTGATCAGTGGTATAGCTATAAATAATTACCTTAATCACTCTGGATCACATTTTGCAGCACATGGTTTTTTGAGAATCTGTTGAAAGCTATGTATCTAATACATGAAACTCTCCTCGTGcacatatacaagaaaaaaaaaacttgcttacAATCTAAGGGGTCTACATCGTATACAAAGTCCATCCCTCAATCCAATTCATGGGAGTACTTGTTCATGACCAAAGTCATATAATCCATTTAAATTTGCTttcatcattttatcttttctttttcgcTTTTGACAATTTGTTGTAACTTTTTTTACCTGATTGAAAGATTATTTATATCATCATGCCACAGAGTTTACATGCTTTGTAGTTTTATTATAACAGCAGGATAGAATAATAGACACCCCTGCTGCTGTCTTCTAGATCTCTTTAAtggatttaatttcctttttaatatcaCATTGAGAGAAATTTACCACAAAGTAAACAGAGAAACTATCTTGTTCAAGATAGCATATTCAATTAACTAGAGTATTGCTATTATATGTcacattcattaaaaatttaggAGAAGCTACTGTGCGGTCTAACAtttgaagtttttaaatatagaatatgTATACAATAGGAAAACTAAATTCTATACTGtgaaaagaaatgataattaaGCAGgaagtttcaaaaataaactaCACTTAACGTCTTGATCAACTTTCATAAAAAGTAGCTGATTTTTGTGTCCAAAACTAACATATAGAATATTTTCTGCAGCTTGCTGACATGAATgtgattaaaaaaattgttttgtatctTACTTTAAGACTCTAGTTTCCTACTATCCTGGCGTATAGGTCTCTtgaattccttttattattagTAGAAACACGAAAgagttaaaattatgtttaaaagggattataataataaatagtagaataaactacagaaaaataaCTTGCATTGACAAAATGGCCTTGTTTGCCATCATCGTACTATAGCCATCATTAATTAAAAAGGCAGTAGAAGATAAACCTAAATTTGCCATTCTGTGCACCACATTCCTTTACTTACAGCTTATACGGTGGAGTCCTATGGAGAATGGTCCTGTGCTTGCCTAAGAAACAAagaatttcttatttgaaaagattatctCCTTCTTTGTCTAATGTCCActatcaaagattttttttttgattttcacCTATTTCATGAAGTATTGATGGTTTCCATTCTTCAAAACACCATAGCAATGTAAGCTTTACTTATACTTCCTACTGAGCTCTGACATATTGAGCTGATTATGTACATATCTTATTCTCTCTAATAGGCAATCAGCAATGTGAAAGGAAGTAATTTACTATACCATTATGTTAACTTCTCCTAAATGTCTTCTATATCCCTGACATTCAGAAGATAACTTACACATGTCTCTTAACTTTAGTTGAATAAATGACTGCTTGGTACAGCTAAGTAAAACATCTGAAACTACACATGAAAGTGTAGCAATATTTATGTCCCCCAAAACAGTAATTAACAATAACAATGATAATTTAATTTGCTCATTAATCTCTTAAATGGGAGAGGGCTTATGATTGGCTTGTCTCAATTCCATACAATGTCAACTGAGCTGCTCAACTAGAACTGAGGGACCCACTTCCATTGGGCTCATTTACACGGCTAGCAAAATGGTGCTGATCTGTAGTAGAGCTGAGTCAGGGCTATAGGTTGTGAGTCAGTTTCTCTCCATGTGGCCCTTTCCATGGTGTTCTATAAACTTTCTCACACCATCATGACTGGTTTCAAAGACTAAATGTTCCAAAGAACAGAAAGAGGAAGCTGCTAGTCTTTTAAGGCATAATACCAGCAGGTTGTCTGCTCCTGACACCCTGACACCCAAAAAGACAATGATGTGATGGGCACAGGATAATAGCAATGGACATTCCCTTttgaaaaaggaggaaattaGACACATCACAGTCATTTGTCCATAGAAATTCTCAAATTCATCTGGACACATGTTGCCAGACCTATTTTCTGGGAATGAATTCCATGACTCTTAGATCTAACCTGTGATGCCATTTCCCCACTTTCTGATCATCCTTTTTTATCCACAAGACATAGCTACAATTTGCAGACATGTCGTTTCTCAGTCTGGTACCTCCATGGAAGAAGTTGAGGGCCCAAAGCTCTATTCATTTCTGTTTGCTCTGTAGTCTTTAGCACATGTTGAtagaatgtcttttttaaaacttggtgAGTTTCTTATGTttcaatctataaattaattCCATTAAATAAAAGTCACATccatattcatttctttattaccGGTCACTTGTGAGGTAGTAGTATTAATAACTGCTGTATGG
This window encodes:
- the LOC112620513 gene encoding olfactory receptor 10R2, producing the protein MTTVLGSEVKGTKDCVPQILIFTYLNIFYFFPSLQILAENVTMVTEFLLLGFSSLGEIQLALFVVFLFLYLAILSGNVTIISVIHLDKSLHTPMYFFLGILSTSETFYTFVILPKMLVNLLSVARIISFTCCALQMFFFLGFAITNCLLLGLMGYDRYAAICHPLHYPILMSWQVCGKLAAACAIGGFLASLTVVNLVFSLPFCGANKVNHYFCDISPVIRLACTNTDVNEFLIFICGVLVLVVPFLFICVSYLCILRTILKIPSAEGRRKAFSTCASHLTVVIVHYGCASFIYLRPTANYVSNKDRLVTVTYTIVTPLLNPVVYSLRNKDVQLAIRKVLGKKGSLKL